In the genome of Methylococcus sp. EFPC2, the window CATCGTGGGATCCGGCGGCGAACGGCGAAGAGGCCGTGGCGATGGTGCGGCGGCGCCACTACGACGGCATCTTGATGGACATCCAGGATGTCCGGTCATGGACGGTCTGGAAGCGGCGCGGCACATCCGCGCCCTGGGACGGGTGCCGGGCCGGGGTTGGCTGGCCGAATTGCCCATCGTAACCATGACGGCGCTGGCCATGGCCCAGGGTGCCGAGAATAGCCAGGCGGCGGGCATGAGCGATCACGTGACCAAACTCATCGATCCCGAGCGCCTGGGGGCCACCCTGAAGCGCTGGTTGAAGAGACCCGAGGGACGTTCCGCCGAGCCGGCCCTGCCGGCGTCTTGCGCGCTCCCCGCGGATCAGGTCATTGCGCTGATTCCCAAACTCGAGCCCGGCTCGTGCGGGCCCCAGCCTCGTGTGCCCATCCCGGTGCGGCGTACGCGTCGCCCGTACCCTCAAGACAAGGAGTTAGCATGGAACGTTTGTCCACGCCCTCGCTGGCCGTGAAATTCACCGGTAATGCCAGTGAATATTTCCGCATCTGGATCGTCAACCTCAGCCTGAGCATCCTGACCTTAGGCGTCTATTCTGCTTGGGCGAAGGTGCGCAAGCAGCGATATTTTTACGGACACACCCGGCTCGGGGCTTTCAGCTTCGACTACCTGGCCGATCCCGTGGTCATCTTGAAGGGCCGGCTGATCGCCTTCGCCGTGTTCGCCGCCTATTCCTACGCGGCCGGCCTGTCGCCCGTGCTGAACGGCGCCGCCTTGCTGCTGTTGCTGATAGGCACGCCCTGGCTGGTGGTCCGTTCCCTGCGTTTCAAGGCGCGCAACTCCGCCTATCGCGGCCTGCGCTTCGACTTCAGGGCCGGATTTCGCGACGCGGCGGGCCCTTATTTGTTGCTGCTGCTTTTGCTGCCATTGACCCTGGGTCTGGCTTATCCCTACGTCATCGCCAAGCAAAAGAAGTTCATGTACGACGGCTTTCGCTACGGTCGCACACCTTTTCGGCTGGATGCGGACGTACAGGCTTTTTACGGCCTGTTTCTCAAGTTCTCGGGCATCGCCGCCGGCTTGGCCGGTGCGACCATACCCGTGTTTGCATACGGCCTTTCCCATTGGGGAACGGGCCTGGCCCAAGGCGCCCCAGCCCCGGACGGGGCGGGCAATCCGCTGCCTTTCTTGGCGCTGGGCTACGTTTTCGCGGCCTTGGCCAGCTTCACGTTGACCAGTTACCTGCAGGCGGGGATGAATAACCTGATCTGGAACAGCGTGTCGCTGGGGCCGCACCGGTTCCGCAGCGAACTGCGTTTCGCGTCGCTGCTGTGGATAAATACCAGTAATGCCCTGGCGATCCTGCTTAGCCTCGGCTTTCTCTATCCCTGGGCCGCGATACGCAGCATGCGATA includes:
- a CDS encoding YjgN family protein, with amino-acid sequence MERLSTPSLAVKFTGNASEYFRIWIVNLSLSILTLGVYSAWAKVRKQRYFYGHTRLGAFSFDYLADPVVILKGRLIAFAVFAAYSYAAGLSPVLNGAALLLLLIGTPWLVVRSLRFKARNSAYRGLRFDFRAGFRDAAGPYLLLLLLLPLTLGLAYPYVIAKQKKFMYDGFRYGRTPFRLDADVQAFYGLFLKFSGIAAGLAGATIPVFAYGLSHWGTGLAQGAPAPDGAGNPLPFLALGYVFAALASFTLTSYLQAGMNNLIWNSVSLGPHRFRSELRFASLLWINTSNALAILLSLGFLYPWAAIRSMRYRLDHLYVLPAGDLEAFVAGEVEAVRATGEELTEFLDVDLGL